A single region of the Pontibacter kalidii genome encodes:
- a CDS encoding acyl-[acyl-carrier-protein] thioesterase → MKSRAGESAFTVRSGEIDYRGRATMPALVSYMQEAAWENTRDLGISMYDLLERGLTWVLQRMRVEMFRYPGHNDKLTVETWASGRERVFLHRDFRVYSEERELLGQATSVWLVMDVVKRQLVSVPDFIMALEVVPESEPLPFAKGKLPQLQEAQHEQQMPVRWHDIDLNRHVTNTRYLQWALDTLPLEVLEQKQLQEVDIIFKAESILGDTVVSAVAPAEAEGRTYLHKLTSRESGKELVQARTVWELESLGV, encoded by the coding sequence ATGAAATCAAGGGCAGGGGAAAGTGCGTTTACCGTTCGCTCCGGCGAGATAGACTACCGGGGCAGGGCCACCATGCCGGCATTGGTAAGCTATATGCAGGAGGCCGCCTGGGAGAACACCCGCGACCTGGGCATTTCGATGTACGATTTGCTGGAGCGGGGGCTGACGTGGGTGCTGCAGCGCATGCGCGTGGAAATGTTCCGCTACCCCGGCCATAACGATAAGCTAACTGTGGAAACCTGGGCCTCGGGGCGCGAGCGCGTGTTCCTGCACCGCGATTTCAGGGTTTACAGCGAGGAGCGGGAACTGCTGGGGCAGGCCACCAGCGTGTGGCTGGTGATGGATGTGGTGAAGCGGCAGCTCGTCTCGGTGCCCGATTTTATCATGGCCCTGGAGGTTGTGCCGGAAAGCGAGCCACTTCCGTTTGCCAAGGGCAAGCTGCCACAGCTGCAGGAGGCGCAGCACGAGCAGCAAATGCCGGTGCGCTGGCACGACATCGACCTGAACCGCCACGTAACCAACACCCGTTACCTGCAGTGGGCCCTGGACACGCTGCCACTGGAGGTGCTGGAACAGAAGCAACTGCAGGAGGTAGATATCATCTTTAAAGCAGAAAGTATACTGGGCGATACCGTGGTGTCGGCTGTGGCGCCAGCTGAAGCGGAGGGTCGTACATACTTGCACAAGCTCACCAGCCGGGAAAGCGGTAAAGAACTGGTACAAGCCAGGACAGTTTGGGAGTTAGAGAGTTTAGGAGTTTGA
- a CDS encoding GNAT family N-acetyltransferase — protein MIEIRKGTIDDLPQVYALIKELAAYERAPDEVTNTLLEMERDGFGENAIYKFFVAETEEGVVGIALYYTAYSTWKGRMLFLEDLVVTERLRRTGIGKRLFNAVAQEAKDTGAKRFKWQVLEWNEPAIAFYKKIGAALDSEWINCSLNEEQIRQYAS, from the coding sequence ATGATAGAGATAAGAAAAGGAACGATAGATGATCTGCCGCAGGTGTATGCGCTGATTAAGGAGTTGGCGGCGTATGAGCGGGCGCCGGATGAGGTTACCAACACGCTGCTGGAAATGGAGCGTGACGGCTTCGGCGAAAACGCGATTTACAAGTTTTTTGTGGCTGAGACCGAGGAAGGCGTGGTAGGCATTGCTTTATACTACACGGCCTACTCCACCTGGAAAGGCAGGATGCTGTTTCTGGAAGACCTGGTGGTAACCGAGCGGCTGCGGCGTACCGGCATTGGTAAGCGGCTGTTTAACGCGGTGGCGCAGGAGGCAAAAGACACGGGCGCCAAGCGCTTTAAGTGGCAGGTGCTGGAGTGGAACGAGCCGGCCATTGCCTTTTACAAGAAGATCGGCGCCGCTTTGGACAGTGAGTGGATCAACTGCAGCCTGAACGAGGAGCAGATACGGCAGTATGCCTCTTAA
- a CDS encoding DUF4286 family protein, with translation MILYNETISIENTVADEWLQWMQEVHIPAVMDTGYFLGNQISRLMHEVANDGTTYAVQYTCHSLEDLEEYQREQAPEIDLRHHERYQGRYVVFRSMLEVVARDVERKGEE, from the coding sequence ATGATTCTGTATAATGAGACGATAAGTATTGAAAACACGGTGGCCGATGAGTGGCTGCAGTGGATGCAGGAAGTTCATATTCCGGCAGTAATGGACACGGGTTACTTTCTGGGCAACCAGATCAGCCGCCTGATGCACGAGGTGGCCAATGACGGCACCACCTATGCCGTGCAGTATACCTGCCACAGCTTGGAAGACCTGGAAGAGTACCAGCGCGAGCAGGCTCCTGAGATCGATCTGCGCCACCACGAGCGTTACCAGGGCAGGTATGTGGTGTTCCGCTCCATGCTGGAGGTGGTAGCCCGCGATGTAGAGCGTAAGGGAGAGGAGTAA